A region of Thermococcus sp. DNA encodes the following proteins:
- a CDS encoding type II toxin-antitoxin system VapC family toxin has protein sequence MSHSEAFVDSSVFVGLHLGDPRAKELVKKAIARGYTLVTNPVVFSETVYKVMFTLSIQDGLKGTYDLKKHLGEYTFVYERVKSAFEELGEAGFLKIAPITENTIELASQIGKNFNLLPNDSLIVATCKELEIGLILTFDSDFKRVPFLKIFEG, from the coding sequence ATGAGTCACTCTGAGGCCTTTGTTGACTCATCAGTTTTTGTCGGCCTACACTTAGGGGATCCAAGAGCCAAAGAGCTCGTCAAAAAAGCCATAGCCAGAGGATATACTCTTGTCACAAATCCAGTTGTGTTTTCCGAGACAGTTTACAAGGTTATGTTCACACTCTCCATCCAAGATGGACTTAAAGGAACCTATGACCTCAAGAAACACCTAGGAGAATACACCTTCGTATATGAAAGAGTCAAGTCAGCGTTTGAAGAACTTGGTGAGGCCGGCTTTTTGAAAATTGCCCCTATCACTGAAAACACAATAGAGCTCGCGTCTCAAATTGGGAAAAACTTCAACCTTCTACCAAACGATTCCCTTATTGTTGCAACGTGCAAAGAGCTGGAAATCGGACTAATCCTAACGTTCGACTCGGACTTTAAGAGGGTTCCTTTCTTAAAAATCTTTGAGGGATGA
- a CDS encoding antitoxin family protein, producing METVEAIYEDGVLKPLKKLNLREHSRVRIKIIPEDIDDILGSLLIKKVENIDYKRLKEAYYESL from the coding sequence ATGGAGACCGTGGAGGCCATTTATGAAGATGGCGTTTTGAAACCTCTAAAAAAGCTTAACCTCAGAGAACATTCACGGGTGAGGATAAAGATAATTCCGGAAGATATAGATGACATTCTGGGTTCCCTCCTAATCAAGAAAGTGGAAAACATAGACTATAAGCGTCTGAAGGAGGCTTATTATGAGTCACTCTGA
- a CDS encoding AAA family ATPase: MIIGVVGKIAAGKTTVAKFFEEKGFCRVSCSEPLIDLLTHNVSSYSWIPELPEKAEPTRDKLIEFGKYLKEKYGGDILIRLAVDKKRNCKNIVIDGVRSREEIEAIKRLGGRVIYVEAGPEIRFERLMKRKASKDRTIKSFEDFKAMDDAEERLYHTSKLKEFSDYVIVNEGTLEELRERVEEIIEYIAGKV; the protein is encoded by the coding sequence GGAGTGGTTGGAAAGATAGCCGCCGGAAAAACCACCGTGGCAAAGTTCTTCGAGGAGAAGGGATTCTGCAGGGTTTCCTGCAGTGAACCGCTAATAGACCTCTTGACCCACAACGTCTCGAGCTATTCCTGGATTCCAGAGCTCCCGGAGAAAGCAGAGCCGACGAGGGATAAACTGATAGAGTTCGGAAAGTATCTCAAGGAAAAATACGGCGGGGATATACTCATAAGGCTCGCGGTGGATAAGAAGAGGAACTGTAAGAACATCGTCATTGACGGAGTCCGCTCAAGGGAGGAGATAGAGGCCATCAAACGGCTCGGGGGGAGAGTGATTTACGTTGAAGCAGGGCCGGAGATAAGGTTTGAGAGGCTGATGAAACGAAAGGCGAGCAAGGACAGAACCATTAAGAGCTTCGAGGACTTCAAAGCGATGGACGATGCCGAAGAGAGGCTTTACCACACGAGCAAACTCAAGGAGTTTTCCGATTACGTTATAGTCAACGAGGGAACGCTTGAAGAGCTTAGGGAGAGAGTCGAGGAGATAATAGAGTACATCGCGGGGAAGGTTTAA